A single window of Danio rerio strain Tuebingen ecotype United States chromosome 15, GRCz12tu, whole genome shotgun sequence DNA harbors:
- the c1qtnf5 gene encoding complement C1q tumor necrosis factor-related protein 5 precursor, which produces MTSLQTWPLSLLLVFAVHCSNSLEDNKIPSLCTGSPGIPGSPGLHGSPGQPGRDGRDGRDAQPGEKGERGESGELGQPGVRGLTGDRGDPGEKGERGAPGECAVAPKSAFSAKLSEARTTPLTVGDSVRFDKVILNEQGDYNPETGRFTCRVPGVYYFAVHATVYRSSLQFDLMKNGHTVASYFQIFGNWSKPASLSGGTLVHLIPGDQVWVQMALGEYIGFYSSSKTDSTFTGFLVYSDWKNSAVFA; this is translated from the exons ATGACATCTCTGCAGACATGGCCTCTCTCATTGCTGCTTGTTTTTGCAGTACATTGTTCGAATTCACTTGAAGATAACAAGATTCCCAGTTTGTGCACAGGAAGCCCAGGTATCCCAGGATCCCCTGGGTTGCACGGGAGCCCCGGTCAGCCTGGCAGGGATGGACGAGATGGCCGTGATGCTCAACCAGGAGAGAAAGGAGAAAGAGGGGAGAGCGGAGAACTAG GTCAACCGGGCGTGAGGGGCCTCACAGGAGACCGAGGGGATCCAGGAGAAAAAGGTGAGCGAGGAGCCCCAGGCGAGTGTGCAGTGGCccctaaatcagcctttagcgcCAAACTGTCAGAGGCTCGCACGACTCCATTGACTGTAGGTGACTCGGTGCGCTTCGACAAGGTCATTTTGAACGAGCAGGGTGACTACAATCCAGAAACCGGGCGTTTCACCTGCAGAGTGCCAGGTGTTTATTACTTTGCCGTTCACGCCACCGTCTACCGCTCCAGCTTGCAGTTTGACCTCATGAAGAACGGGCACACCGTGGCTTCCTACTTTCAGATTTTTGGGAACTGGTCCAAACCAGCGTCACTGTCTGGAGGAACACTAGTGCACTTGATTCCTGGTGATCAGGTTTGGGTGCAGATGGCTCTGGGCGAGTACATCGGTTTTTACTCCAGCTCAAAGACAGACAGCACGTTCACTGGTTTCCTAGTGTACTCAGACTGGAAAAACTCTGCTGTTTTTGCCTAG